A genome region from Ptiloglossa arizonensis isolate GNS036 chromosome 4, iyPtiAriz1_principal, whole genome shotgun sequence includes the following:
- the LOC143145662 gene encoding glutathione S-transferase D1-like: MPIDFYYFPPSPPCRSVLLLAKAIGVHLNTKTVNVMNGEQTSSSFLKINPQHLIPTIDDNGFILCESRPIMAYLVSKYAKNDSLYPKDPRKRGTVDQRLYFDIGYLYDNMVRCYFPVLFGKANSVREEDLQTVEKACELLNTFLEDSEFVAGDTLTIADFTISTTICVLECFDFDIGRYDNVEAWYNRCKQLLDKYGFEEVHDPGTKMFTEMYRGNLQESS; encoded by the exons ATGCCGATTGATTTTTACTACTTTCCACCGAGTCCACCGTGCAGGTCGGTTTTGTTACTGGCGAAAGCGATCGGGGTTCACTTGAACACGAAGACGGTCAACGTGATGAACGGAGAACAGACGAGCTCGAGTTTTTTAAAG ATAAATCCTCAGCATTTAATACCAACGATAGATGACAACGGATTCATTCTCTGCGAAAG CCGCCCAATTATGGCATATTTAGTCTCCAAGTACGCGAAAAACGACTCTTTGTATCCAAAGGATCCGCGAAAGAGGGGTACGGTAGATCAGAGATTGTACTTCGATATTGGTTACCTCTACGATAACATGGTCAGATGTTAC TTCCCAGTACTGTTTGGAAAAGCGAATTCCGTACGTGAGGAAGATCTGCAGACTGTAGAGAAGGCGTGTGAATTATTGAATACATTTCTCGAAGACAGCGAGTTCGTCGCTGGGGATACCCTGACCATCGCTGATTTCACCATCAGCACGACTATTTGCGTCCTGGAA TGTTTCGACTTCGACATCGGCAGATACGACAACGTGGAGGCATGGTACAATCGGTGTAAGCAGCTTCTGGATAAATATGGATTCGAGGAGGTGCACGATCCAGGAACGAAAATGTTTACCGAGATGTATCGGGGAAATTTACAGGAATCCAGTTAA